The DNA sequence TGCCAAACGGAGAGCCGCTCCAGGACGGCACGCACATAGCCGCTTCCCTCTCCTTCGAGCTTTTTGCCCGGCGCGCGCAAAAAATCACCTTTCTCGGCGACCTCTTCCAGGAAGACCTGCTGGACTTCATCAGGGTCGTCTCCCTGTCCCCCGACGCCATCCAGGAAGCCGGCGGCCTGGAGAGGGTCATGGGCGAGCACGGCATCCGCACCATCTGGGCCAACGAATTCGATCTCGCGGCCATTGGGGGCAAGCGCCGCGATATCGAGTCCCGGGGGGTGGTTCCGCCGGGGCTTGACGAGATCGAAGGCGCGGACCTGGCATTGCCGGTCATGCCGGAACCTTCCGTCCCTTCAGCCGGAGACGCCGACCCGGGGCAGGCGCTACACGCCCTCCTGAGCCGCCTGAGCACGACCGTTGACGAAGACATCTACCCCATGCTCGCCCGCCAGGGCATTATCTGCTGCGAGACGCTCATGGCCCGCCACGAACCGACCGCGGTACTCCCCCTGGCGGAGCTGTTCGCACAGCATGCCGCAGATCCGGGGCGTGGGAAAAAGATCATGGCGATTGCACGCTTCGGACTTGAGCAGCTTGCCGCACAGGAGGAGTTCCTCGAGTTTGTCCTTGAGAGCCTGGGCGCCGTCAACGGGGTTTCCCCCCGGGGCGCCCTGGCTCTCGTGGCCGCCGGCGGCCAGGCGGCCCTCAATCGCGCCGTGGAAAAGATGGCCCTGACCGACAATCCGGCCGTACGCAAGAAGCTGATCCAATTGCTGGGGCGCCAGGGGGAATCCGCCGTTGCATCCATCCTGCCCATGCTGAACGACAATCGCTGGTATGTCGTCAGGAACCTGGCCGCTATCCTGGGCGATATCGGCAGCCGGGCAGCGGTCCCCGAGTTGGAGAGATGCCTGCGGCACTCCGACGGCAGGGTTGCCAAGGAGACCATACGCAGCCTGGCAAAAATCGGCGGGCGGCGGGCGGAAGCGGCCGTCATCGCCATACTGCGCAGCACTGATGCGGCGTTGTGGCCCCAGGCGATCGCCTCCATCGGCGGCATGAAGAGCCGCAAGGCCCTTGCCGTGCTGTTGCAGATCGTCTGCGACGACGACCGGTTCCTGCAAAACCTCCCCCTGAAATGCGATGCCCTGGCGGCAATCGCCATGAT is a window from the Oryzomonas sagensis genome containing:
- a CDS encoding HEAT repeat domain-containing protein, with product MHVITPSSPPAVLHALGNVSRALRAWQFYPKGHPSRKNSILQAHLSLQRALDGNDLSLLCGRGGFSLPNGEPLQDGTHIAASLSFELFARRAQKITFLGDLFQEDLLDFIRVVSLSPDAIQEAGGLERVMGEHGIRTIWANEFDLAAIGGKRRDIESRGVVPPGLDEIEGADLALPVMPEPSVPSAGDADPGQALHALLSRLSTTVDEDIYPMLARQGIICCETLMARHEPTAVLPLAELFAQHAADPGRGKKIMAIARFGLEQLAAQEEFLEFVLESLGAVNGVSPRGALALVAAGGQAALNRAVEKMALTDNPAVRKKLIQLLGRQGESAVASILPMLNDNRWYVVRNLAAILGDIGSRAAVPELERCLRHSDGRVAKETIRSLAKIGGRRAEAAVIAILRSTDAALWPQAIASIGGMKSRKALAVLLQIVCDDDRFLQNLPLKCDALAAIAMIGDRQATPRLVRLLESRHLLARSRWTQFKVAIAATLARLDDGRALPALKKKARGSGELARACTEALGAIGRAKD